One region of Polaribacter pectinis genomic DNA includes:
- a CDS encoding P-II family nitrogen regulator encodes MKKIEAIIRKSKFSAVRDALHEVGVNFFSYWDVTGLGNEQEGHVYRGVSYSTSDIQRRHIAIVVNDNFEKITINTIITAASTGEVGDGKIFVSDINEAYRIRTGEKGGETLN; translated from the coding sequence ATGAAAAAAATAGAAGCAATTATCAGAAAATCAAAATTTAGTGCAGTAAGAGATGCATTACATGAAGTAGGTGTTAATTTCTTTTCTTATTGGGACGTAACTGGTTTAGGTAACGAACAAGAAGGACATGTTTACAGAGGTGTAAGCTACAGCACAAGCGACATTCAAAGAAGACATATAGCAATTGTTGTAAATGATAATTTCGAGAAAATTACCATTAATACAATAATAACTGCTGCTTCTACAGGTGAAGTTGGAGATGGTAAAATTTTTGTAAGCGACATTAATGAAGCATACAGAATTAGAACCGGAGAAAAAGGAGGAGAAACTTTAAACTAA